From the genome of Candidatus Bathyarchaeia archaeon, one region includes:
- the scpB gene encoding SMC-Scp complex subunit ScpB yields MSELSEADKIALIEASLYVTGRPLTVKTIASTIGLRSEAKVRELTRRLIKRYEETPTALQIVEMNDGRFIMQLKPQYAEPVKKLVKKKVLSKGPLRTLAFIAFKQPVTQAYVCKVRGKPAYHHIRQLKDMGFVVDEKLGRTSVIRTTETFADYFNLSHNLKVMKKQLQSLFLQNKGTEEWKSDDTFILQTTGNTSSQGSSGK; encoded by the coding sequence GTGAGCGAGCTGAGTGAAGCGGATAAAATCGCTTTGATTGAGGCGAGCCTATACGTCACTGGAAGACCGTTAACCGTTAAGACCATCGCCTCGACCATAGGTTTAAGATCTGAGGCCAAAGTCAGGGAGCTCACCCGCCGCTTAATCAAAAGATATGAGGAAACCCCTACCGCCCTCCAAATCGTCGAGATGAACGATGGGCGATTCATCATGCAGCTGAAGCCCCAATACGCTGAGCCCGTTAAAAAACTTGTTAAGAAAAAGGTTTTAAGCAAAGGTCCTCTGAGGACCTTGGCCTTCATAGCCTTCAAGCAACCCGTCACACAAGCCTACGTGTGTAAGGTGAGGGGGAAGCCTGCGTACCATCACATACGACAGTTGAAGGATATGGGGTTCGTGGTGGATGAGAAACTTGGTAGAACAAGCGTTATCAGAACAACGGAAACCTTCGCCGACTATTTTAACCTAAGCCATAACTTGAAGGTGATGAAGAAGCAGCTGCAAAGCCTTTTCCTACAGAACAAGGGTACGGAGGAGTGGAAAAGTGACGATACGTTTATATTGCAAACTACGGGAAACACAAGTTCCCAGGGAAGTAGTGGAAAATGA
- a CDS encoding 30S ribosomal protein S8e yields the protein MTVWHGDLHKRKKTGGRKRPYRGKRAFERGSPPTETRIGERKLKVVKGRGGVLKYRLFSGKMVNVVDPNTGKAEKAEIKKVVENRANREFQKRGVITKGAVVETTSGKVKVTSRPGQHGVINGVLIERA from the coding sequence ATGACGGTGTGGCATGGAGACCTCCATAAGAGGAAGAAGACCGGTGGGAGGAAAAGACCTTACCGGGGGAAAAGAGCGTTTGAGCGTGGATCCCCGCCTACTGAAACACGTATCGGTGAAAGGAAGCTGAAGGTGGTGAAGGGTAGGGGAGGGGTCCTTAAATACCGTCTTTTCTCAGGGAAAATGGTGAACGTAGTGGACCCTAACACAGGTAAGGCTGAGAAGGCTGAAATAAAGAAGGTGGTTGAAAACAGGGCTAACAGGGAGTTTCAGAAGAGAGGTGTAATCACGAAGGGCGCCGTGGTGGAAACTACAAGCGGCAAGGTGAAAGTTACCTCTAGGCCAGGCCAGCACGGTGTCATCAACGGCGTCCTAATTGAGAGAGCTTGA
- a CDS encoding signal recognition particle subunit SRP19/SEC65 family protein, whose amino-acid sequence MRKAVMKLPGKMVVWPAYLDSRKPRSKGRKIPKGVAVEAPRLEEVAEAAKRLGLNPEVIREASLPHTWWVKTGYVTVDKVATRKTSLLKDLAKQISSMRRESSLKAKRPGEHPKA is encoded by the coding sequence TTGAGAAAGGCAGTCATGAAGCTTCCAGGCAAAATGGTTGTTTGGCCCGCTTACCTAGATTCTCGTAAACCCAGAAGCAAAGGGAGAAAAATACCGAAAGGAGTCGCGGTTGAGGCTCCGAGGCTTGAAGAAGTCGCTGAAGCCGCAAAAAGGCTTGGCTTAAACCCCGAAGTTATCCGTGAGGCGTCCCTGCCGCATACATGGTGGGTGAAGACAGGTTACGTCACGGTTGATAAGGTAGCTACGCGGAAGACAAGTCTGTTGAAAGATTTAGCCAAGCAAATCTCCTCCATGAGGAGAGAATCCTCTCTAAAGGCGAAAAGGCCCGGGGAACACCCTAAGGCTTAA
- a CDS encoding molybdopterin molybdotransferase MoeA: MKDDDDVRGAGFKEAERLSTALKKWLKACGVKVGSERIKVDEAVNRFSSIEVVSPVDIPPFNRSAVDGYAVKAEDLRDASPLNPISLKVRGAIPVEGPMSVEVNAGEAVEVTTGSPVPEGADAVVMLEQVKRVGDEAQVSSIVKPFENIVLKGEDYSVGEVVLNRGARITPFEVGVLKAMGFEEVNVACKPRVGIGSTGGEVVESVKNAHGFRVVDFNRPTLIALLKEMGAEPIDLGILGDEAGRVSSAVREALNSCDLIVLTGGASVGLRDVTVAAVKTLEGHNLIAHGLSVRPGMPTGLWTVKGKPVATLPGHPAAAVISFLKLVRPMLYHLMDACWEEPFHVQATLTRRVASPTGVRSYVRVRVKRDGGELKAEPVRVHGASMMSSLAKANGILEVPEDVEGYEAGDRVKVTLIKHVTRGRVEDEEDL; this comes from the coding sequence ATGAAAGATGACGACGATGTTAGAGGAGCGGGTTTCAAAGAGGCTGAGAGGCTGTCCACGGCTTTAAAAAAGTGGTTGAAAGCGTGCGGCGTTAAGGTTGGATCGGAGAGGATTAAGGTTGATGAAGCGGTAAACCGGTTCTCCTCCATCGAAGTTGTGTCCCCGGTGGACATCCCACCCTTCAACAGGTCGGCGGTGGACGGGTACGCGGTCAAAGCTGAGGACCTGCGGGACGCTTCCCCCCTCAACCCCATTTCCTTGAAGGTGAGGGGCGCGATTCCTGTAGAGGGCCCGATGAGCGTAGAGGTGAACGCTGGGGAAGCGGTTGAGGTAACTACAGGCTCTCCCGTACCTGAGGGTGCGGACGCGGTGGTGATGTTGGAGCAGGTTAAACGCGTCGGGGACGAAGCTCAAGTTTCCTCGATCGTTAAGCCCTTCGAGAACATTGTTTTGAAGGGTGAAGACTACAGCGTAGGCGAGGTTGTTTTGAATAGAGGTGCTCGGATCACGCCTTTCGAAGTAGGGGTGTTGAAGGCCATGGGATTCGAGGAGGTGAATGTGGCTTGTAAACCCAGGGTCGGCATCGGATCCACTGGAGGAGAGGTTGTGGAGTCTGTTAAGAACGCCCATGGGTTTCGAGTAGTTGATTTTAACAGGCCCACTCTCATCGCCCTGTTGAAGGAAATGGGCGCAGAGCCCATAGATTTGGGAATACTGGGAGATGAAGCGGGTCGGGTTTCCAGCGCGGTTAGGGAGGCTTTGAATAGTTGCGACCTCATCGTCTTGACGGGCGGGGCCTCAGTTGGTTTAAGGGATGTCACTGTGGCCGCGGTTAAAACCCTGGAAGGCCATAACCTGATTGCTCACGGCTTGAGCGTTAGACCTGGAATGCCGACTGGCCTTTGGACCGTAAAGGGGAAGCCTGTAGCCACATTGCCCGGTCATCCCGCCGCCGCCGTAATATCCTTTCTCAAACTGGTTAGACCGATGCTGTATCATTTGATGGATGCATGTTGGGAGGAGCCGTTTCATGTCCAGGCAACGTTAACCCGTAGAGTCGCTTCCCCCACGGGGGTTAGAAGCTACGTTAGGGTTCGCGTGAAGAGAGACGGCGGAGAGCTGAAAGCTGAGCCTGTTAGGGTTCACGGCGCCTCCATGATGTCAAGCCTAGCGAAGGCCAATGGAATATTGGAGGTCCCTGAAGACGTGGAAGGATACGAGGCCGGTGACCGGGTTAAGGTAACTTTGATTAAACATGTAACCCGAGGACGCGTTGAGGATGAGGAAGATCTTTAG